The DNA window GTGGCTGAATGCCAGAAGATATCGCATTGACCACGGCACAAGTGAATAAAATTCAACAATCGCCAGGCCACCTAGCGTCAGGAATCGGCGCAACTCACTTAAGATTCTGATCTTTAGATCATCAGAGTACTGGTGAATAAACCTGGTTGAAACAATTACGTCAAAACTATCATTTGCATACGGTAGATCGAAAGCACTCCCGTTTATAAGATTTGCAGTGATTGCGTGTACATTTAACCGTAAGCGGGCTTCCGTAAGCATCTTTTGAGAAAAATCTAAACCATTTAGCAGTATGTTAGGTCTTTTGTATGCCAGTTCACTCAAGAGAATACCTGTACCACAGCCAATATCCAAAAGAGAAATGCCTGAATTCATTCCAAACTCTTTTGTGATAATTCGGTAAATTTCCTTCGTACGTATCGTACTGTACAACTGCATCGCGGCGTGTCCGTAACGGCGCTCTGTGTAACTAATCTGAGCCGACTCATAACCTCTGTGTC is part of the Deltaproteobacteria bacterium genome and encodes:
- a CDS encoding class I SAM-dependent methyltransferase — its product is MKSTDHSKDIISVHKEEEQRRHRGYESAQISYTERRYGHAAMQLYSTIRTKEIYRIITKEFGMNSGISLLDIGCGTGILLSELAYKRPNILLNGLDFSQKMLTEARLRLNVHAITANLINGSAFDLPYANDSFDVIVSTRFIHQYSDDLKIRILSELRRFLTLGGLAIVEFYSLVPWSMRYLLAFSH